AATCTCGCAGATGCCTCGACTGTATTTAAAGAGAGACGGTCTTTACCGGATGAACCGCTGGCAGGTTGCGTTTAGAGCATCGTCACCATCGGCGGCGGTGGAGTCAGATGGGGAGGCTGAGCGGAGTGGTCCAGGGATATTTCCTCCGTGATTCACAGCCCCATTCTCGCGTCTGACAAATCCACGAGCGTTTTCCGCCGACGTTACAGCTGTCGGGATAGTGAGGAACGGCTCGGACCTTCCGTCTTCATATTTTTTCGAGCTGCTCTCCGGTTTCATTCGCCTTCGAAGCTCGGCAACTGCGGTTGCAGCCGTACGTAGAAACGCACGAGCCGAGCCGTTCCGCCGCTCGGCATCAGCAGCGACCCAGCGGCAGGGGACAGCAGAGCGCAGGCAGGCACTCAGATGCCATGCGCGAACGCCTACTCTTTTACGCATGCGCGCACACGAGGGTATGGTAAGCCGTTTGTATAAATAAtcgactttcttttttttttttttaagtaatagcAACTAGCCTTATTATTTGATTGCcatgtaattatttttccttaGGAAATTGAAGAAGTTAAGatcacacaaataaataaatgacacgCACCTGTTTGTAGGTGTACAGCTATGgcgaaatatataaaaaaagtattttcccacTTACTGATGTCCTCAAAACTATCGAGTGATGTTAATACAACACAATTTGAGTAAATAGAAAAATCGGTTTTCATATTATTTCGTgtattaaaaggaaaaagttatCCAAAGCAACCTGACTCTTGATGAGCTCAGTTTGGCTACTGTGGCCAGCAAAATGTCAGGTCAGTTTAATTACGAAATCCCTTCAACAGAACTTGACAGGCAACATGAAGCAGGCTAAACAGAAATTCAATGGATGGGTGTAAAAAAGCACAGCAGCACAGAGAGGTAGGGCAAGACTTGATCAAATAGGGCTTTTAAAAGCaagcaaaaacttttaaaaactgatccTAATATATATTATAGTGAGTAAAGTGAAGCAAAAATTGGGATATTTGCTCATATTTACTTGCATCAGTGAGagagttgaaatattttatgctaTAACCATAAATCTGTACATGAAGGGTTTTACTATAATCCCACTAAGTGGTTGAAAAGGTGTTGACTCTCGaaagatttcataaaaataattttttggccAGCAGCATTAGCTACCAGAAGCCTGATCCGAAGGCTACTCTGATCTCAATGTAAAAATGTCGGATCTACTTTAATCCCAATGTATGTGGAAGTTGGTCGTTATGAAATTGAGAGCCATCCAGGCCCTTCATGCCATCAAGACAGTAAGGCAATGACTGAATAAATCTCTTCGTCATCTGCTTAGTGTGACACACAACGGTTCTTCAGAATGGAGCAAAGTGGgagaaaacagagcaaagaGAAGGGGACCAAAAACTGAGCCCTGTGGAATCCCACACGAGAGAAGAGGATATATGCTGCCCCATGTTGAAAGATTGTTCTCCAAGTGTGATCTGGGTCACTCCAACATTGTTTCTGGTGCTCACCTGCTGCTGTAAAAGAGAACAATTTTGTGATCTTTCATTAAATGAAgtagttaaatttaaaaacaaaagagttacACAGTCACTATGCAGCATTGACTAAAATAGTCAATATTTTTCAGAGGGAATTTGGGTCtgtgtaaagttttaaaaacagattgtgaaaatatctaaaatgtttaGCTCTTTTAGAAAGAACATTAATTAACATGAATCTATGTTGAAGGACTTTAAGAAGAAAATCTAGAGTTCAGGTTTTACCCCTCATGCCTCCAGAAAATAATTCTCAGCTATTTTGGTTTTTACtagcaaaaccaaaacagaaaatccacaagacatattttaaaattattttatttataatagattataactttaaaatacattttgtttacaaGTGCAGATTACCATGTTACATTCACTGGAGTTTTACTGGACACAGAGTGAAACAGACGAGTGTAACAAATGAAACTAGTGACAAATGTGacaattgaaaaagaaaaaaaaacaaaaaacaaacaaacatggtgaTTGCCCATAGTAACCTCAACCCAGCTAGTTCTCGATTAACCACTCATCTAAATTTACACAAGCAGGTAGCTTAAGTAAAAATGCAGACTGCCGCCTGATGCACGTTTCAGTCTTCGTCAAGCTGCCTTTCTTGAAGTGCGTTCCAGTCCCCAAATCTGATTCTATTCACGTTTTACATTTCTACTCAGCCATGTAAGACGTGCTGTTCACATTAAAATGACTAACTGCATAAAAGAGCTTTTTCTAGCACTTTTCTAATACTACTCTGAAACCCAAATTTAACAGACATGACCATccagttctaaaaaaaaacaaaacaaaaaaaaaacaggtaaaaatggATCAACTTAAAATTTTAGACTGAGCCatagattgtaaaaaaaaagtaataattataGACAAAGGATGCATTCAGACAAAATCTTCAAAGAGCGGTTTAGACGAATGGACTGATTGCAAAGACTGGTTCACACAGCCATACCTGGACAATTTCAGAAACAAAGTTCAATCATTCCTTATGGTGGTCTGTCCTGTCTACAAGttatagggaaaaaaaaaacaaaacaaaacaaaatggacagCCAATATATTACTATAGCAAATACCTTGTTGATTTGTCCCAAAAAATAGTAAATAGatcttttatattaaaatatattaattaaaatatattactttgaTTAACAAGTCTGAGATTATAAACAacttctgattatttttgtttgttttttttaaggtgacTTTGGCATTTTACCTTGAAAACAACGGctataaaaacaggaaacttttCACCCGTGCTGGAtactataaaatattatttgatgtctttatttttgcttgagtTAATAGCTTTCCACTGACCCTTTTGAAAAGTAATATGGGGTTAAGTAAGCACTTAGATTGTGCTAATATTACAATGTACTTTACGTCACAATGGTTATTGTGAATAATTAGGCTTACAAAGCCTCATATCACCTCAAAATGGAAGATTCTCATTTTCTGGGAAGGTCAGAGATAAACGGTTATACTCATCTACAAATCTGAGACTTTTTGTACCAACAgataattttttagaaaatctacAATTATTTGACCGTACAGTATTTTTCTTTCGATTGTCAAACATCTTTTTGTAGTAACAAAAATGGATAAGTGTGCTGCACATAGAAAATATTGACTACCTACGTCTAGTATttacagtgaaaagaaaaggtcGTCATTTTCTCCCTTTACTTTGagtgttttcatttcaactGTTATCAATctatacagaaaaaaaccccaacaactcCAATTTATGGGACACTTTAGCTACAAAACAGTTTTAGGGAGGGAAAATGTGGCTTTAAAACAGTAGTAGATAACgctaaacttttatttgatatatatatatatatatataaaaacaacaacagggaAGATAAACCACTTtctattaaaaattttaaatttgaatttaagtgCTATGCTGAATTCCAACTTTACAACATGATCCTTTGCAGGTAATTTGATGCcaccattttaaaaacattttatgcataATTCCTCAATAAACCTATAAATCcatgaaagtttttaaatatcagtgtgttctgtattttaatgtacctttcttatatatatatatatataaaattgttaCTTCCCTGCCACACATGCATAAAAATCCAGGCAGGACGTATTGTACAACCCATGATTTTCTCTAGTGCCCTTTCTTGATAGTAACCCCAATTAACCCTACAATAAAAAGTTCAGTCTCAACACAGAACAGTCATGAAGTCCTAAAAATAGCAACATTCATTTTCCctcctttaaaaacaatacacacagacacacatatatatttatatatattttatataaaaatatagacTAATCTAGCTGAGTGCAAACGTTGAATGTGAGAATTCTCACACATCTGACTGAGTattaaactgattgaaaattgaTTGGCAGCTGTAAAAACGGAGGTGTGGATGAAAAAACAAGACCGTCCAGTGTAAATTCTTGCTTTTTCCAACAGTGATCAGATCCTGGCTGTCGCAGGCGTAGAACAGTTAAGATACCGCACCACGTTCTCTACTCGCTCTAAATAACCTAATGCCATATTTGTGCCTCGACGGCATGTGAAGCTTAGGCATGGGCCGGTATCAAGACATaccaaatatgtataaaaataaagaaataaaatctacttgatttgttgtttcagtttcattttgatgaGATGCCAGAAAAATAGCTGCAGCGAGAGCCAAGTATCTCTGGCAAAACGGATCCGTACAGTAAGGCGATGCTGTAATGTTTCTTGTCAcgaaataaaagacaaatttggCCGTTTTGAAATAGTTCACGGCACGCAAAAGTACTTACGGTCATAGTTTGGAAGCTACAGAAGTGCAGCTCAAAATTGAACtgctttaatttcaaaatgttaaatgcaGCATGTCTGTTGAGCTAGCTCACTGAAGCAGACAGCATCTTTAGTTAAGCAGCTAAAATCAATTCCAGTTAAATCAAAACGTTCTTGTTAAACCATACAGCTCCTGGGTTACAGAAAACTTTAGACTTAACAAGATTTGGCCTGAAAACAGGGATTTCAATTGTTGATTAAAATCCGCTGCCAATAACAGTTTAAGCAACATGGAAGAATTTTAGCGTTCTAATAATTTAACTTATTATATCCATAATAGCAGCATCTTTTATGGTGGCGCCATCCACCACTcaacagtttgatttaaaaatgttgatgttcttgaggaaaaataaaacagccaaGGCTAAAGTTCAGCGATCCGTGGCGAGTGTGTGCGAACGTTAGCGGAACGGCTAAAGTTACGGCCAGCACCAATGTGTGTTTCCCCTTAAAGGGCCATTGAGGTCGTACAACCTAGGTAAGACGCTTGAGCTTAAAAACACCAATTTAAGTTGACAAAGTTAATAAATTCGTAAAATCTATAatggtttaaataataaatttttaaccCAAGAGTCATAATAAGTTAAAGTTTAGGTGAGTTACTATGTCTATGCATCTTATTTACAATGTATTAAAgtcaatatattattttaccagcagaagatttatttttgtttcgatttttaataaaagcagttAGACCATTGTCTTAAAAACAGTTGTAGCTCTTGTGGTACAATAAAAActtgatatttttactcaagttcactgtgaaaaggtcaaaggtcaaatgaCAGGAAAACAAGATTTGGAGTCTTCTTTCtcaaaatgatctcaaaatTATTAgtgtttcaatttattttcttgaaaaattgttatttggaaataataaatacatttttaaattttcctttctctaaatctggattttttttttccatttcatcttcagaaaaagcatttagactttttcttgacgtttggcttttttgttgttgttataacttgttcttaaaaatgtattttttactcttttttttttacatttttattttaaaattatgaccTATTCCATgacatttcagcatttttaattggaaaaaaacaaagtattaactacttctggacattttaaattacttttgtatTTGGACTTTATGCTGCGCTCTCTtgactttttcttaaaatggacagagagacaaaaataaccCTTTTTTTCTCAATTCGTTCTCTAAGCGACCCTGATCTTGTGTTGCACATACCGGCCCATGCCTAATGAAACTCTTACGTCGTTTAGTTATTATTAACTCCATTTCACTGTACCACTAAGCATGACACACACAGCTTCGAAGGGCCAATACAGTCATCGTGGCAGAAGGCTCCACAGCCTTTGCACATGATCATCGCCTTCAGTCGGCAATAGCATTTTGACTGAACGTCCTCCATGTTGGCGCCCTCGATGAAGGACTGCTCCCGCGAGGGTTCGCCCTGATTGCCGTGGTCTAGCGCGTGACCGGCTGGTATCGTGGTGACGGTCACCGAGAACGACATGACGCTCCCACAGATGCCCCTGCCGTCGACCTCCGATGAGGGTGCGGAAGAGGCGGTGCCCGCGGCGTTGTGGTTCAGAGTGTGAGGTACAGACATGCTGATGGTGCCGCCGTAGCTGGAGGCTACTGCCGCATCCTGATTGTCAAGCGTCCTCTGAAAGGCAGTGAGCTGCTGGTGACCGGGGTCCATGAGGGAAAGATATGGCTCAGAGTTTCCTTGATTGTTATTGCGGAGTTCGAGGTGACTTCGGTGCGCCGGAGAAAACGGACTGATGTCTTTGGCTTTAGCACTGGTGACGCCATTGTCGGCTCCACCGGCTCCATTGCTCTCAGATCCAGGCTCAGTCTTTACGCCAGAGCAATGCTGAAAACTTGCCGGGTCGTCGGCCCTGGTAACCGCACATCCCTGCTGCTCGCTTTTCACCCTAGTGACGAACGCAAAATCTTTCTTCACTGGTTCTTCCGTCTTAGCCGTCTCCTTTCCGTCTGTGCTTTCCCTCTTCAAAGAAGACTTGTTGGGGCAGACTGAAAGCTGTAATCTCCTGCTCTCTGATCCCCTGCCGTACGTCGACACGTTGAGGAGGTAATGCCCCGTCATGGCCGGCTTGGGGATCTTCCTCCGGCCCAGAAAGCCAACCAACACTCTGGACTGCTCCCGACACTCCTGTGCATGCAGCATTTGCGGGACCCTGTGGTGTGCGGGCAGCAGCCCAGCGCCTCCAGGAGGCTGCTTCTGTTGCAGAGCTTTCCTCTGCATCAGCGTCTGCAGGATCTGCTCTTGGGTTTCCTTATCGGGAAGCTCCCGCTGATGTTTTGTGCATTCTGCGGCTCGTCCGGCGATATTGGCTTGTGGAGACACGTGCCTATCTCCTTTATGATCAACGAAATGTGTCGTTTTCCCCTTACTTCCAGAAGCCTGGTTCGACACCCGAATCTCCGTGTGGGATAGGGGTTTTGGGAGGATCTGGTCCAGTGGAACCTCTTTTCCCTGCAGCAACTGTGTCACAAGGGGGTTGTTTGCTGGAATGAAAGAACTGGTTCTGGTTAGTGATGCAGCACTTGTTGGGGCTTCCTTATCCTTTACAGTCTGCACTGATGAATGTTCTACTGAAGCATTGGAGCTCTTTTGGACTATACTAGTAAAATGATTGCTTTGTCTGTCATCTGCTGGTCTTGAGCTGAGCGGAGGAGAAAGCTCACTGGAttggttgttgctgctgctgctgctgctggtggtggtggctGGTAATCTGGTGTAGGCCTGTGGGGAAGTTGGGCTGAGGCTGGGGCTTGGTGATGGCTGCCTGTGATCACCACCGCTACCTCCACCCGGCCCCGGCCCCGGCACTGCTCCCTTCGATGCGGATGACACGGCGGCGGCTGCTACGCGCTGCGCTCGGGCGAGCTGAGCTTTGGCTTTGATGTAAGCCAGCGTGCGAGCTCCGGTGTGGCCCGGGCTGCTGAGCGGAGTCTTTGGCGAGACTTGGCTTGGTGACAGAGGAACAGGGAGAATTCGTGACACTGGGAtctgaaaagagagaaatgtttgAGTTCCACTGGGACATTTAACAGGAAATAAAGTCGAGTAAGTTTACAAAAACTTAAAGGAAAACCGCAAGAATCCAAACTGCAGTGCTTTGCGAATTTATTCTCGCACTGTTAAATCCTTATTTAAGTTACAACTACAcaaatgaatgcattttattaggattttatgcaaTGGATCACCACAAATTGCAAAGAggcaataaaatgattaaattccTCTAtagctcaagttcagtcagattgaaAGGAGGGAATATGTGACGAcaatttttaaagtctttccaTAGATCTTCAACTAAGTTAACGTCAAgacgttttttttattattcacttGTGTTTGTGGCAATGCTTGGTTTACATTTAGGCTTGTAGTCCCGCAGTAAAATGAGCCTTAGACCCATTCTAAAGTCTTTAACATCTTACAGGTTCCCATTCATGACTGCCATGTAGttatctccatccatcttcaaATTAGTTATGAATCCTCACTGGAAATCTGgtaaattatttagtttgattCAGTCCGAATTAAACACAGATTAACAGGATtgcacaggattttatttcagggtaTCGGCACAAAGAAAGCTGAATACAATTGCATGTTACACAGATTTTATTCGCAACAGATTTTTCTTACTTGTTATAATTTTGAGCTACAATGTGTTTATTCACAACATAAAATCTGTGGTTatgatgtgataaaatgtgaaaaagtgagTTTATAGTTACCATCCTCTTTAAAGAAGACAAATGAGGGAAAACCGTCGTTAAATGGAGAGCGTGCGCATTTCTCACCTTGAGAGGCGGGACCCTCTGACTTGTCGGAGAAGGCGTGGTGGGACTGGATATGGATGATACGGAGGAGACAGACGACACGGAGGAAACGGAAGACAAACGGGGTCTTTTCTCTGGAGTCACCTCCCCCTCCGTCTCGCAGAGGGTTTTCCTCTTGTGGGCGTCCGAGGCGGCGCTGGGCTCCGAGGCGGCGCTGGGCTCCGAGGCGGCGCTGGGCTCCGAGGCGACCTCTTCGTCACCCGCAGCAGGTCTCACCGCGGTCACCAGCTGCTCGTCTTTTACATCCACCCTGGACTTTAGTGGGGGGCTCGTCTTCACGGGCGACTCGGGGagtttcttctcctctttttcttccttctgttgcTTTTCATGAAGTGTCCTAGTCGGGCTCCGCTGGGCCGGTTTCTCCGATTCCAGTGTTTTCACAGCCCCCGCCGCCGTCGGCCCGCTCTGAGCGGCTGCGCTGAGCTTTCGATCCTCCGCGTGCTGCGACCGACGCGTCTTCATGGGCTCCGTGGTGGGGACGGACTCTTTGGGTCGGGGCAGCTCCTTCGGAGGGTCCGGGGATTTCTCCGCTGGTTTCTTGTCTCTCGTGGTAGCATCGGTGTGGGCGCAGTCCTTGGCGCTCTTCTTGTCCTCCGGAGGCTGAGCAGCTGGATTTGTCTGGCAAACAGGAGAGCGGCGCCTGACAGGCTCCTTGTTCCCATCGGGCTTTATCAGCTCTTTGGACTCCTCGTAGCTGAGGCCTGAACTGTACAAAAGAGGAAAGTTGAAAGACGCTTTTATCTCAAATATTAAATcgcaaatatttttgatttgtgaCGTCCttatgaatgtaaaaaaacaaacaaacaaacaaaaaaaacttttttggcACATTCAAGGTTCcatggacaaaaagaaaaaagtaaaattcattAAACTGATTAATTACAGAGTAATTAAAGCATCTCAAGTGcttatttctgtaaaattggATGGtttataactaataaaaacatctaattcagtttctcagaaattttgaatgCTACATAAGAAAAGTGCTTTCATCACTAAATTTTGCACGCAGGCTGCATCAAGGTCTTATTGCATGAAGATGATAAATGGACTTTTTCACTGTGGAAACTTCAAACTGAATTATGAGCACCTTTTCCCTTCCCCCTCCAGACTCTGACCTTGATTTCTAAACGAAATCCACAACTGATTTTccttagaagaaaaaaacaacaaccccagTTCTTTTCCCACCAAGCCCAGATGTGCATTATCTGATGCTGTCTTTGATTCACCTCTGCAATCCTCTTGGAGTTGTTGCTTGTGCATCTTCTCCGATTACTTTTtatccttccactcaacttttcatCTACATTGCACAGGTAGTGATTTATTCATCAAATCGGAACAGCCAGCCTCTGTAGCGATGACCTTTGTGGAGGGAGTCAATAATTATCCGATGGATAcaattgcattgtatttttggacatgattttctacaaaagtgattttttttatctccatttaTCTTCAGCTACTAAGAAACTACTTTCTTTAAAAGTCACAAACTGGAAACCTTTGCTAACGCTTATTATAAAGCGCTATTGTGGAGCTGGAATGAGCAAAGatgtcagcagcagctcatcgGTCTGTACGTGTGAACAGAACAAAGACGCTGTATCGTAATCAGATGTGCCTCTAACATGAGTAATATGATAATCGTCAGAATCTGATGACGGCAATAACATGATGAGGAAGGCACACAACAACTTTGCTAAAAGTCAAAGTATTTGGATGAGGAATCTGAAAGCTTGGCGCAGGATGCCACGCCCCCTTTTATCGTCCAGGCAGCATGAAGTGAACGTGATCTCTGTGATTGTATGACGTGAAAAATAAAGTGATCAACTATGGAGGAGTTTGTGA
This is a stretch of genomic DNA from Gambusia affinis linkage group LG16, SWU_Gaff_1.0, whole genome shotgun sequence. It encodes these proteins:
- the asxl2 gene encoding putative Polycomb group protein ASXL2 isoform X1 yields the protein MRERQKKKKGRTWAEAAKTVLEKYPNTPMSHKEILQVIQRERLKEIRSGTSPLACLNAMLHTNSRGDEGIFYKVPGRMGVYTLKKDISEGAKKLSEEGSDESSDNLSDSRSSENSSTVPPEGRRGRWMRRVPSKLQSQPSSPQPQCSSPPVSSSKLISPSQKHSKKALKQALKQQQQRNQRRQGGMPAISSSRLLLKTIKDMAENISTKTELCHPVVPRKVPQRSDRLSAGQIKRTRCKIDVETPDSILVNTNLRALINKHTFSVLPPDCQQKLVKLLPEVDRQACLDGLLKVTSSALNNEFFASAAQSWKERLAEGEFTPELQVRMRQEIEKEKKVEHWKEAFFENYYGENSGLSYEESKELIKPDGNKEPVRRRSPVCQTNPAAQPPEDKKSAKDCAHTDATTRDKKPAEKSPDPPKELPRPKESVPTTEPMKTRRSQHAEDRKLSAAAQSGPTAAGAVKTLESEKPAQRSPTRTLHEKQQKEEKEEKKLPESPVKTSPPLKSRVDVKDEQLVTAVRPAAGDEEVASEPSAASEPSAASEPSAASDAHKRKTLCETEGEVTPEKRPRLSSVSSVSSVSSVSSISSPTTPSPTSQRVPPLKIPVSRILPVPLSPSQVSPKTPLSSPGHTGARTLAYIKAKAQLARAQRVAAAAVSSASKGAVPGPGPGGGSGGDHRQPSPSPSLSPTSPQAYTRLPATTTSSSSSSNNQSSELSPPLSSRPADDRQSNHFTSIVQKSSNASVEHSSVQTVKDKEAPTSAASLTRTSSFIPANNPLVTQLLQGKEVPLDQILPKPLSHTEIRVSNQASGSKGKTTHFVDHKGDRHVSPQANIAGRAAECTKHQRELPDKETQEQILQTLMQRKALQQKQPPGGAGLLPAHHRVPQMLHAQECREQSRVLVGFLGRRKIPKPAMTGHYLLNVSTYGRGSESRRLQLSVCPNKSSLKRESTDGKETAKTEEPVKKDFAFVTRVKSEQQGCAVTRADDPASFQHCSGVKTEPGSESNGAGGADNGVTSAKAKDISPFSPAHRSHLELRNNNQGNSEPYLSLMDPGHQQLTAFQRTLDNQDAAVASSYGGTISMSVPHTLNHNAAGTASSAPSSEVDGRGICGSVMSFSVTVTTIPAGHALDHGNQGEPSREQSFIEGANMEDVQSKCYCRLKAMIMCKGCGAFCHDDCIGPSKLCVSCLVVQ
- the asxl2 gene encoding putative Polycomb group protein ASXL2 isoform X3, translated to MMAKVPSKLQSQPSSPQPQCSSPPVSSSKLISPSQKHSKKALKQALKQQQQRNQRRQGGMPAISSSRLLLKTIKDMAENISTKTELCHPVVPRKVPQRSDRLSAGQIKRTRCKIDVETPDSILVNTNLRALINKHTFSVLPPDCQQKLVKLLPEVDRQACLDGLLKVTSSALNNEFFASAAQSWKERLAEGEFTPELQVRMRQEIEKEKKVEHWKEAFFENYYGENSGLSYEESKELIKPDGNKEPVRRRSPVCQTNPAAQPPEDKKSAKDCAHTDATTRDKKPAEKSPDPPKELPRPKESVPTTEPMKTRRSQHAEDRKLSAAAQSGPTAAGAVKTLESEKPAQRSPTRTLHEKQQKEEKEEKKLPESPVKTSPPLKSRVDVKDEQLVTAVRPAAGDEEVASEPSAASEPSAASEPSAASDAHKRKTLCETEGEVTPEKRPRLSSVSSVSSVSSVSSISSPTTPSPTSQRVPPLKIPVSRILPVPLSPSQVSPKTPLSSPGHTGARTLAYIKAKAQLARAQRVAAAAVSSASKGAVPGPGPGGGSGGDHRQPSPSPSLSPTSPQAYTRLPATTTSSSSSSNNQSSELSPPLSSRPADDRQSNHFTSIVQKSSNASVEHSSVQTVKDKEAPTSAASLTRTSSFIPANNPLVTQLLQGKEVPLDQILPKPLSHTEIRVSNQASGSKGKTTHFVDHKGDRHVSPQANIAGRAAECTKHQRELPDKETQEQILQTLMQRKALQQKQPPGGAGLLPAHHRVPQMLHAQECREQSRVLVGFLGRRKIPKPAMTGHYLLNVSTYGRGSESRRLQLSVCPNKSSLKRESTDGKETAKTEEPVKKDFAFVTRVKSEQQGCAVTRADDPASFQHCSGVKTEPGSESNGAGGADNGVTSAKAKDISPFSPAHRSHLELRNNNQGNSEPYLSLMDPGHQQLTAFQRTLDNQDAAVASSYGGTISMSVPHTLNHNAAGTASSAPSSEVDGRGICGSVMSFSVTVTTIPAGHALDHGNQGEPSREQSFIEGANMEDVQSKCYCRLKAMIMCKGCGAFCHDDCIGPSKLCVSCLVVQ
- the asxl2 gene encoding putative Polycomb group protein ASXL2 isoform X2 — its product is MRERQKKKKGRTWAEAAKTVLEKYPNTPMSHKEILQVIQRERLKEISGTSPLACLNAMLHTNSRGDEGIFYKVPGRMGVYTLKKDISEGAKKLSEEGSDESSDNLSDSRSSENSSTVPPEGRRGRWMRRVPSKLQSQPSSPQPQCSSPPVSSSKLISPSQKHSKKALKQALKQQQQRNQRRQGGMPAISSSRLLLKTIKDMAENISTKTELCHPVVPRKVPQRSDRLSAGQIKRTRCKIDVETPDSILVNTNLRALINKHTFSVLPPDCQQKLVKLLPEVDRQACLDGLLKVTSSALNNEFFASAAQSWKERLAEGEFTPELQVRMRQEIEKEKKVEHWKEAFFENYYGENSGLSYEESKELIKPDGNKEPVRRRSPVCQTNPAAQPPEDKKSAKDCAHTDATTRDKKPAEKSPDPPKELPRPKESVPTTEPMKTRRSQHAEDRKLSAAAQSGPTAAGAVKTLESEKPAQRSPTRTLHEKQQKEEKEEKKLPESPVKTSPPLKSRVDVKDEQLVTAVRPAAGDEEVASEPSAASEPSAASEPSAASDAHKRKTLCETEGEVTPEKRPRLSSVSSVSSVSSVSSISSPTTPSPTSQRVPPLKIPVSRILPVPLSPSQVSPKTPLSSPGHTGARTLAYIKAKAQLARAQRVAAAAVSSASKGAVPGPGPGGGSGGDHRQPSPSPSLSPTSPQAYTRLPATTTSSSSSSNNQSSELSPPLSSRPADDRQSNHFTSIVQKSSNASVEHSSVQTVKDKEAPTSAASLTRTSSFIPANNPLVTQLLQGKEVPLDQILPKPLSHTEIRVSNQASGSKGKTTHFVDHKGDRHVSPQANIAGRAAECTKHQRELPDKETQEQILQTLMQRKALQQKQPPGGAGLLPAHHRVPQMLHAQECREQSRVLVGFLGRRKIPKPAMTGHYLLNVSTYGRGSESRRLQLSVCPNKSSLKRESTDGKETAKTEEPVKKDFAFVTRVKSEQQGCAVTRADDPASFQHCSGVKTEPGSESNGAGGADNGVTSAKAKDISPFSPAHRSHLELRNNNQGNSEPYLSLMDPGHQQLTAFQRTLDNQDAAVASSYGGTISMSVPHTLNHNAAGTASSAPSSEVDGRGICGSVMSFSVTVTTIPAGHALDHGNQGEPSREQSFIEGANMEDVQSKCYCRLKAMIMCKGCGAFCHDDCIGPSKLCVSCLVVQ